From the genome of Solidesulfovibrio carbinolicus, one region includes:
- a CDS encoding radical SAM protein, which translates to MNDSTKVYFGLDRPAAPEWGGRLPVALAVPGDAAMALSALGWQAAWRLLADAPTLAVERVFTRAATPPQAEDSGRALADFPVIAFSLCYEEEYLDAAKALVAADIPLRREERPDFPIVMAGGPLAFLNPAPFLPALDLLFVGEAEAGLAEVCAALARVALSGGDKAACLDAVAHLPGVYLPGRTTGPVTRATALAGGAPTLLAVPAHSCFVSGHAEFRDMFLVEINRGCPYGCRFCAAGYVYRPPRQSRLADLQSLIETVSPRKIGLVGTALTDWPELIPFLTWLRERGTKFSLSSVRADGLTPELLTILRAAGLRTLTLALEAPSPRLRAAANKQLSEEALLNAVALAGKHGVNHLKFYCIIGWPGETEADYDALRPLLDKVAAAASIGVGKRGVAHATLSVNPLVPKPFTPMQWAPMASEAAIEAGYARVRAAVKGLKGFRVETETPSQARLQGLLARGDQTLFSLIVAAVEAGSFRRALKRWDGDPAAFLDRERPEAEAFPWDFIDNGVSRDFLWREWQRYQQAAPTAKCPPAGCGGCKRCGVYDTLGEA; encoded by the coding sequence TTGAACGATTCCACCAAGGTCTATTTCGGCCTGGACAGGCCTGCCGCGCCCGAATGGGGCGGACGGCTGCCCGTGGCCCTGGCCGTGCCCGGCGACGCCGCCATGGCCCTGTCGGCCCTGGGCTGGCAGGCCGCCTGGCGGCTTTTGGCCGATGCTCCCACCCTGGCCGTGGAGCGCGTCTTCACCCGCGCCGCAACCCCGCCCCAGGCCGAGGATTCCGGCCGCGCCCTGGCCGATTTTCCGGTCATCGCCTTTTCCCTGTGCTACGAAGAGGAATACCTGGACGCGGCCAAGGCCCTGGTGGCCGCGGATATTCCCCTGCGCCGCGAAGAGCGCCCCGATTTTCCCATCGTCATGGCCGGCGGCCCGTTGGCCTTTCTCAATCCCGCGCCATTTCTGCCGGCTCTTGATCTTCTGTTCGTTGGGGAGGCCGAGGCCGGGCTGGCCGAGGTCTGCGCCGCCCTGGCCCGCGTGGCCCTTTCCGGCGGCGACAAGGCCGCCTGTTTGGACGCCGTGGCGCATCTCCCAGGCGTCTATCTGCCCGGCCGCACCACCGGCCCCGTCACCCGGGCCACGGCCCTGGCCGGCGGCGCGCCAACGCTCCTTGCCGTTCCGGCCCATTCCTGCTTCGTGTCGGGCCATGCCGAATTCCGCGACATGTTTCTGGTCGAGATCAATCGCGGCTGTCCCTACGGCTGCCGCTTCTGCGCCGCCGGCTATGTCTACCGCCCGCCGCGCCAGTCGCGCCTGGCCGACCTCCAGTCGCTCATCGAGACCGTGTCGCCGCGAAAGATCGGCCTGGTCGGCACGGCGCTCACCGACTGGCCCGAACTCATCCCGTTTCTGACCTGGCTTCGGGAGCGCGGCACGAAGTTCTCCCTGTCCTCGGTGCGGGCCGATGGCTTGACCCCCGAGCTGCTCACCATCCTGCGCGCCGCCGGGCTGCGCACCTTGACGCTGGCCCTGGAAGCCCCAAGCCCGCGCCTTCGCGCCGCCGCCAACAAGCAGCTCTCCGAGGAAGCGCTGCTTAATGCTGTCGCCCTGGCCGGCAAGCACGGCGTCAACCACCTCAAATTCTATTGCATCATTGGCTGGCCCGGCGAGACCGAGGCCGACTACGACGCTTTGCGCCCGCTGCTCGACAAGGTGGCCGCCGCCGCCTCCATTGGCGTCGGCAAGCGCGGCGTGGCCCACGCCACGTTGTCGGTGAATCCGCTGGTGCCCAAGCCCTTCACCCCCATGCAGTGGGCCCCCATGGCTTCCGAGGCGGCCATCGAGGCCGGCTATGCCCGGGTGCGGGCCGCCGTCAAAGGGCTCAAGGGTTTTCGGGTGGAAACCGAAACCCCGTCCCAGGCCCGGCTCCAAGGGCTTTTGGCCCGGGGCGACCAGACGCTTTTTTCCCTCATCGTCGCCGCCGTCGAAGCCGGCAGCTTCCGCCGGGCGCTCAAGCGCTGGGACGGCGATCCGGCCGCCTTCCTCGACCGGGAGCGCCCCGAAGCCGAGGCCTTCCCCTGGGATTTCATCGACAACGGCGTTTCCCGCGACTTCCTCTGGCGCGAATGGCAGCGCTACCAGCAGGCCGCGCCCACGGCCAAATGCCCGCCGGCCGGCTGCGGCGGCTGCAAACGTTGCGGTGTTTACGACACCCTGGGAGAAGCGTAA
- a CDS encoding LysE family translocator, protein MTWPLYLAFIAAASVLLVIPGPTVLMVVGYGLAEGRRKNWPLVAGVVLGDAVALTCSVAGLGAVLAASSQAFTILKYCGALYLIYLGVGMIRSGATATPKLNIVSSRKKFLHALAVTSVNPKPILFFVAFLPQFISHDAPAGPQLLLLGATFCLLSAINVSLFSYLAGTAGSRIQNPRFMHRLKLAGGGVMVGAGLLTAAARQ, encoded by the coding sequence ATGACCTGGCCGCTCTACCTTGCCTTCATCGCCGCCGCCTCGGTGCTGCTCGTCATCCCCGGCCCCACCGTGCTTATGGTCGTGGGCTACGGCCTGGCCGAAGGCCGCCGCAAGAACTGGCCGCTGGTCGCCGGCGTGGTGCTGGGCGACGCCGTGGCGCTGACCTGCTCCGTGGCCGGGCTCGGCGCGGTGCTGGCCGCCTCGTCCCAAGCCTTTACCATCCTCAAATACTGCGGCGCGCTCTATCTCATCTACCTCGGCGTCGGCATGATCCGCTCCGGGGCCACGGCAACGCCCAAGCTCAATATCGTCAGCAGCCGCAAGAAATTCCTCCACGCCCTGGCCGTCACCTCGGTCAATCCCAAGCCCATCCTCTTTTTCGTTGCCTTCCTGCCCCAGTTCATCAGCCACGACGCCCCGGCCGGCCCGCAACTGCTGCTCCTGGGCGCGACCTTCTGCCTGCTCTCGGCCATAAACGTGAGCCTTTTCAGCTACCTCGCCGGCACGGCCGGCAGCCGCATCCAGAACCCGCGCTTCATGCACCGCCTCAAGCTCGCCGGCGGCGGCGTCATGGTCGGCGCGGGCCTGCTGACGGCGGCGGCCCGGCAGTAG
- a CDS encoding sigma-54-dependent transcriptional regulator yields the protein MNDTPRVLIVDDQPDFAKGLVRLLTPKLPKTALSCVLSAEAALDDLAGAPCDVMVTDLRMPGLSGLELLPRALALQPSLGVVLLTAHGDIDSAVLALKAGAYDFLTKPVDSDHLARVIAKGLERAELLRENRRLRAAVSACGAQAGMLGESAAMRQVKQTIAAVAASDYTVLIRGESGTGKELAARAVHALSRRAGGAFLSVNCPAIPDQILESELFGHVRGAFTGAERDRRGLFVAASGGVLVLDEIGDIPMSVQTKLLRVLQEREVRPVGSSKSVPVDVRILASTNQDLEAKIVDKTFREDLYYRLNVLTVRLPPLRERRDDIALLATAFLERACREMGIGDKEFSPEALAALAGRDWPGNVRELFNFVRRLTVFSPGDVISAGAVTEADPGALDQPQAEGLAESASAGPYLEAKGQVVDAFTRRYVERLLKQTRGNISEAARVSGLERVSLQKILKRLGIAADAFR from the coding sequence GTGAACGACACTCCCCGCGTGCTCATCGTTGACGACCAGCCCGACTTCGCCAAGGGACTGGTGCGGCTGCTTACGCCCAAGCTCCCCAAGACCGCCCTGTCCTGCGTGCTCTCGGCCGAGGCCGCCCTGGACGATCTGGCCGGCGCGCCCTGCGACGTCATGGTCACGGATCTGCGGATGCCGGGCTTGTCCGGCCTGGAGCTTTTGCCCCGCGCCCTGGCCCTGCAACCGTCTCTTGGCGTGGTGCTGCTGACCGCCCACGGCGACATTGATTCGGCCGTGCTGGCGCTCAAGGCCGGGGCTTACGACTTCCTCACCAAGCCGGTGGATTCCGACCATCTGGCCCGGGTCATCGCCAAGGGGTTGGAGCGCGCCGAACTGTTGCGCGAGAACCGGCGGCTGCGGGCCGCCGTGTCCGCCTGTGGCGCCCAGGCCGGAATGCTTGGGGAATCGGCGGCCATGCGCCAGGTGAAGCAGACCATCGCGGCGGTTGCCGCCTCGGACTATACCGTGCTCATCCGGGGCGAATCCGGCACAGGCAAGGAGCTGGCCGCCCGGGCCGTCCACGCCCTGTCGCGACGGGCCGGCGGGGCGTTTTTGTCGGTCAACTGCCCGGCCATCCCGGATCAGATTCTGGAAAGCGAACTGTTCGGCCACGTGCGCGGCGCGTTCACCGGGGCCGAGCGCGACCGGCGCGGCCTTTTCGTGGCCGCAAGCGGCGGCGTGTTGGTGCTGGATGAAATCGGCGACATCCCCATGAGCGTACAGACCAAGCTCTTGCGTGTGCTCCAGGAGCGCGAGGTGCGGCCGGTCGGGTCCAGCAAGTCGGTCCCGGTGGACGTGCGCATCCTGGCCTCCACCAACCAGGACCTGGAAGCCAAGATCGTTGACAAGACCTTTCGCGAGGACCTGTACTACCGCTTAAACGTCCTGACCGTGCGCCTGCCGCCACTGCGCGAGCGGCGCGACGACATCGCGCTTTTGGCCACGGCGTTTCTGGAACGCGCCTGCCGGGAAATGGGGATTGGCGACAAGGAGTTCTCCCCCGAGGCCCTGGCCGCCCTGGCCGGGCGCGACTGGCCGGGCAACGTCCGGGAGCTTTTTAATTTCGTGCGGCGGCTGACGGTGTTCTCGCCCGGCGACGTCATCAGCGCCGGGGCCGTCACAGAGGCCGATCCGGGCGCTCTCGACCAGCCCCAGGCCGAGGGTCTCGCCGAGAGCGCCTCGGCCGGGCCGTATCTGGAAGCCAAGGGGCAAGTGGTGGACGCGTTTACGCGGCGCTACGTCGAGCGGCTGCTCAAGCAGACGCGCGGCAACATCTCGGAAGCGGCCCGGGTGTCGGGGCTGGAGCGGGTGTCGCTGCAGAAGATCCTGAAACGGCTGGGCATCGCTGCGGACGCCTTTCGCTAA
- a CDS encoding c-type heme family protein, with protein MKTLKHRFLVGLSVSMAALGVFFAVLLSMNLRDQLVSDTEHKASLVLSQVEAVQAYVREVLRPSMYDLLPPDAFILEAMSTSFVTRKVMSDHNALGDQFRYRRVAVGARNPDYEADAFERGVMARFAADPEVTRIEEITERNGEEVFVAARPVRFEPSCLRCHGDPTDAPKALLERYGDTRGFWRHSGELFGLDMVTVPVAGALGQIKGTTISFLSLFALGLAAFYLTLQVFFDRLVVVNLRRATDVLRRYFPKEAGEAPKAAAPAAVEDEIEEIYAGIDAMASRLKEARENIEDHAQNLERKVADRTLELAREADERRSDVSLFVELLSILNFSQTRSELLSAALARVAGRFGASGAAYECEFSGGGSATWPPGAAIPPPPDNWRALLAVGELVLTDQAAFIPVRTTDVSRGLLRLYFPEDGPGPDPQAEDLYRAIGHQLGIALENLDAINSLLAQNTLLASIFDGISDPLALIDSASGIILANEPARELARALEDRPALPGETPRLPARLVGDPIHAADAGPDAPVATTVALDGGRSFAVARYPLASPSGHSRRFVVYARENTAERRMLEQLRQTEKLVAVGKLAAGLAHEINNPLGVIACYAELLRQSLADPQALDDLAVIERHAVMAKKVLRDLLDFARPRPAKPGPCDLGALLSGLARIFEVQAQSRHSSLCLDVPEGIPLAKADAGALEQVLSNLLLNALDAVEPGQGRITLSAAASPDGEQVSLTVADNGPGIPAVDLPHIFDPFFTTKEAGRGTGLGLAVAFGLMRDMGGTIEARNDGGAVFTLTLPACHGPCQEDAS; from the coding sequence ATGAAGACTCTCAAACATCGTTTCCTCGTCGGCCTGTCGGTCAGCATGGCCGCCCTGGGCGTCTTTTTCGCCGTGCTGTTGTCCATGAACCTGCGCGACCAGCTCGTCAGCGACACCGAGCACAAGGCTTCCCTGGTGCTGTCCCAGGTCGAGGCCGTCCAGGCCTACGTGCGAGAAGTCTTGCGCCCCTCCATGTACGACCTGCTGCCGCCCGACGCCTTTATCCTGGAGGCCATGTCCACCTCGTTCGTCACCCGCAAGGTCATGAGCGACCACAACGCCCTGGGCGACCAGTTCCGTTACCGCCGGGTGGCCGTGGGGGCGCGCAACCCCGACTACGAAGCCGACGCCTTTGAGCGCGGCGTCATGGCCCGCTTTGCCGCCGATCCGGAAGTGACGCGCATTGAGGAAATCACCGAGCGAAACGGGGAGGAAGTGTTCGTGGCTGCCCGGCCGGTGCGTTTTGAACCGTCGTGCCTGCGCTGCCATGGCGACCCGACCGACGCGCCAAAAGCCCTGCTGGAGCGCTACGGCGACACGCGCGGGTTCTGGCGGCATTCCGGGGAACTCTTCGGCCTGGACATGGTCACCGTGCCCGTGGCCGGGGCGCTGGGGCAGATCAAGGGCACGACCATCAGCTTCCTGTCGCTTTTCGCCCTGGGGCTGGCCGCCTTCTATCTGACGCTGCAGGTCTTTTTCGACCGGCTGGTGGTGGTCAACCTGCGCCGGGCAACCGACGTGCTGCGCCGGTATTTTCCCAAGGAAGCCGGCGAAGCCCCCAAGGCCGCCGCCCCGGCCGCCGTGGAAGACGAGATCGAGGAAATCTACGCCGGCATCGACGCCATGGCCTCGCGCCTCAAAGAAGCCCGGGAGAACATCGAGGACCACGCCCAGAACCTGGAGCGCAAGGTGGCCGACCGCACCCTGGAGCTGGCCCGGGAAGCCGACGAACGCCGCTCGGACGTGTCGCTTTTCGTGGAGCTTTTAAGCATCCTCAACTTTTCCCAGACCCGCTCCGAACTCTTAAGCGCCGCCCTGGCCCGGGTGGCCGGCCGGTTCGGCGCGTCCGGGGCCGCCTATGAGTGCGAATTTTCCGGCGGCGGCTCGGCCACCTGGCCCCCGGGCGCGGCCATCCCGCCACCGCCCGACAACTGGCGCGCCTTGCTGGCCGTGGGCGAACTGGTCCTGACCGACCAGGCCGCGTTTATTCCCGTGCGCACCACCGACGTCAGCCGGGGCCTGCTCCGCCTCTATTTCCCCGAAGATGGCCCCGGCCCCGATCCCCAGGCCGAGGACCTCTACCGGGCCATCGGCCACCAGCTCGGCATCGCGCTGGAAAATCTCGACGCCATCAATTCCCTGCTCGCCCAAAACACCCTGCTCGCCTCCATCTTCGACGGCATCTCCGATCCGTTGGCCCTTATCGACAGCGCCTCGGGTATCATTCTGGCCAACGAACCGGCCCGGGAGCTGGCCCGGGCCTTGGAAGACCGGCCGGCCCTGCCCGGCGAGACGCCACGTCTGCCGGCCCGGCTGGTGGGCGATCCCATCCACGCCGCCGACGCCGGCCCGGACGCGCCCGTGGCCACTACCGTGGCCCTGGACGGCGGCCGGTCCTTTGCCGTGGCCCGCTATCCCCTGGCCTCGCCCTCGGGCCACTCCCGGCGCTTCGTGGTCTACGCCCGGGAAAACACCGCCGAACGGCGGATGCTTGAGCAGCTGCGCCAGACCGAAAAGCTCGTGGCCGTGGGCAAGCTGGCCGCCGGCCTGGCCCACGAGATCAACAATCCGCTGGGGGTCATCGCCTGCTACGCCGAACTGCTGCGCCAATCCCTGGCCGATCCCCAGGCCCTGGACGATCTGGCCGTCATCGAACGCCACGCCGTCATGGCCAAGAAGGTGCTGCGCGATCTTCTCGACTTCGCCCGGCCCCGGCCGGCCAAGCCCGGCCCTTGCGATCTCGGGGCGCTGCTTTCCGGCTTGGCCCGCATCTTCGAGGTCCAGGCCCAGTCGCGCCATTCCAGCCTCTGCCTGGACGTGCCCGAGGGCATCCCCCTGGCCAAGGCCGATGCCGGCGCTTTGGAGCAGGTGCTCTCCAACCTCCTTTTAAACGCCCTGGACGCCGTGGAGCCGGGCCAGGGACGCATCACCCTGTCCGCCGCCGCATCCCCAGACGGCGAGCAGGTCAGCCTCACCGTGGCCGACAACGGCCCCGGCATCCCGGCCGTCGACCTGCCCCACATCTTCGATCCGTTTTTCACCACCAAGGAAGCCGGACGCGGCACGGGCCTGGGACTGGCCGTGGCGTTTGGACTGATGCGCGACATGGGCGGAACCATCGAAGCCCGAAACGACGGCGGCGCGGTCTTCACCCTGACCCTGCCCGCCTGCCACGGCCCCTGCCAGGAGGACGCTTCGTGA
- a CDS encoding universal stress protein, producing MKILVAHDGSEKADKALDVAAGIAGKSGGTVVIVNVVPDLCLSSEEIGAEGCELVSRSLSEEAGGAMRKVTARLAAMGIAAELVIKDGRPADAILDAADEVDADLIVIGSTGKHGALRMLMGSVSSRVAEYSTRSVFIVK from the coding sequence ATGAAAATTTTGGTGGCTCATGACGGTTCGGAGAAAGCGGACAAGGCGCTTGATGTCGCGGCCGGCATTGCCGGGAAAAGCGGCGGAACAGTGGTCATCGTCAATGTGGTGCCTGACCTGTGCCTGTCGAGCGAGGAGATCGGCGCGGAAGGCTGCGAACTGGTCTCCCGGTCGCTTTCCGAGGAGGCCGGCGGGGCCATGCGCAAGGTCACGGCCCGCTTGGCCGCCATGGGCATTGCTGCCGAGCTGGTCATCAAGGACGGCCGTCCAGCCGATGCCATTCTCGACGCGGCCGACGAAGTTGACGCCGATCTTATTGTTATCGGTTCCACCGGCAAACACGGGGCGCTGCGGATGCTTATGGGCAGCGTGTCGTCCCGGGTGGCGGAATACTCCACGCGCAGCGTGTTCATCGTGAAATAA
- a CDS encoding YeiH family protein, with product MEDKGIFGKIAAILPGLALMVGTLWVLRTWVEPWMANTVLFGQKGWLVKVLSLNYILLAIIVGMLYRNLLFGGKIPAWAEEGFRTTRLFIKSGVIMLGSLYTIQSLAKVGGIAILLIMTFVFGTIFFVMFLGRLMGMDRSLIGVMAAACGVCGVSAAVATSPAVKAKPSDVALVIATILGFGIMTMFVSPFVGKALQMSDYQFGAWVGTGILNSGQVLATCLAFNPTIAPGTAVAYGEIWNVVRVISIPFVVFFITMWFWRAEAQAEHLSLVGILKDKFPIFVIGFFGMTFLSSVGALGAEGSNTLHMMRDVMSWIFGIGLVGQGAYIDIREIKTAGGKPLKVGLAAGCLKYVVALLVIMFFVSKESSF from the coding sequence ATGGAAGACAAGGGTATTTTCGGGAAAATCGCCGCCATCCTTCCGGGCCTGGCCCTGATGGTCGGCACGCTGTGGGTGCTGCGCACCTGGGTCGAGCCGTGGATGGCCAATACCGTGCTGTTTGGCCAGAAAGGCTGGCTGGTCAAGGTGCTGAGCCTCAACTACATCCTTTTGGCCATCATCGTCGGCATGCTCTACCGCAACCTGCTTTTTGGCGGCAAGATTCCGGCCTGGGCTGAAGAGGGCTTTCGCACCACGCGCCTGTTCATCAAGTCCGGCGTCATCATGCTGGGTTCGCTCTACACCATCCAGAGCCTGGCCAAGGTCGGCGGCATCGCCATCCTGCTCATCATGACCTTTGTTTTCGGCACCATCTTCTTCGTGATGTTCCTGGGCCGGCTCATGGGCATGGACCGCTCGCTGATCGGCGTCATGGCCGCGGCCTGCGGCGTGTGCGGCGTTTCGGCCGCCGTGGCCACCTCGCCGGCGGTCAAGGCCAAGCCCTCCGACGTGGCCCTGGTCATCGCCACCATCCTCGGTTTCGGCATCATGACCATGTTCGTGTCGCCCTTTGTCGGCAAGGCCCTGCAAATGTCCGACTACCAGTTCGGGGCCTGGGTCGGCACGGGTATTCTCAACTCCGGCCAGGTGCTGGCCACCTGCCTGGCCTTCAACCCGACCATCGCCCCGGGCACGGCCGTGGCTTATGGCGAGATATGGAACGTGGTGCGCGTCATCTCCATCCCGTTCGTGGTCTTTTTCATCACCATGTGGTTCTGGCGCGCCGAGGCTCAGGCCGAGCATCTGTCCCTGGTCGGCATCCTCAAGGACAAGTTCCCCATTTTCGTCATCGGCTTTTTCGGCATGACCTTCCTGTCGTCGGTTGGGGCGCTTGGGGCCGAGGGTTCCAACACCCTGCACATGATGCGCGACGTCATGTCCTGGATCTTCGGCATCGGCCTGGTCGGCCAGGGCGCCTACATCGACATCCGCGAGATCAAGACCGCCGGCGGCAAGCCGCTCAAGGTGGGTCTGGCCGCCGGCTGTCTCAAGTATGTCGTGGCCCTGCTTGTCATCATGTTTTTCGTCAGCAAGGAATCGTCCTTCTAA
- a CDS encoding biotin/lipoyl-binding protein — protein MAGEVKKSGKMTVFRSDRHEDVAAIVLVGCLVVFVLCYMAFIVPTVTVGAPMDGKIVAISAVESGMVKKGEPLYSFEVKEKKWTQGKVEEKLVVREIKSAAGGKVIKVVAKPGDELKKGKPIVVLEHEKGTLP, from the coding sequence ATGGCCGGAGAAGTGAAAAAAAGCGGCAAGATGACGGTGTTCCGGTCCGACCGCCACGAGGATGTGGCGGCCATCGTGCTGGTCGGCTGTCTGGTGGTGTTCGTGCTGTGCTACATGGCCTTTATCGTGCCCACGGTCACTGTCGGCGCGCCCATGGACGGCAAGATCGTGGCCATTAGCGCCGTCGAGTCGGGCATGGTGAAAAAGGGCGAGCCGCTGTATTCCTTTGAAGTGAAGGAAAAGAAGTGGACCCAGGGCAAGGTCGAGGAAAAGCTGGTGGTGCGCGAGATCAAGTCCGCCGCCGGCGGCAAGGTGATCAAGGTCGTGGCCAAGCCCGGCGACGAACTCAAGAAGGGCAAGCCCATCGTGGTCCTGGAGCATGAGAAGGGGACCTTGCCGTGA
- a CDS encoding universal stress protein yields the protein MTGVLVVLDESGQAIGQGLALARQLGQTAVGLFVYERGWNVYIGHDWLLGSNARATFLGYIEEHEKAAEAELKARFLAEAQAAGVDARFEAICCDDLEHLTDAVLREAREGGYGHIVCADPLTRGLSQRRGGTKALVRAAPCPVVLAGQAVAAA from the coding sequence GTGACCGGGGTGCTGGTCGTCCTCGACGAGTCCGGCCAGGCCATCGGCCAAGGCCTGGCCCTGGCCCGGCAACTTGGCCAGACCGCTGTCGGCCTTTTCGTCTACGAGCGCGGCTGGAACGTCTACATCGGCCATGATTGGCTGCTCGGCTCCAACGCCCGGGCCACGTTCCTGGGCTACATCGAGGAGCACGAAAAGGCGGCCGAGGCCGAGCTCAAGGCCCGATTCCTGGCCGAGGCCCAGGCGGCCGGCGTGGACGCCCGCTTCGAGGCCATTTGCTGCGACGATCTGGAGCATCTGACCGACGCGGTCCTCCGCGAGGCCCGGGAAGGCGGCTACGGCCACATCGTGTGCGCCGATCCGCTCACGCGCGGCCTGTCCCAGCGTCGCGGCGGCACGAAGGCGCTGGTCCGTGCCGCGCCCTGCCCGGTGGTCCTGGCTGGACAGGCCGTCGCGGCGGCCTGA
- a CDS encoding mechanosensitive ion channel family protein codes for MTATVRQRAVYLALALVMTLAWGVGPAQAGINPAMPKAAKAAPAAMPQEPTDPAQVDAFMATLTDAQARQLLHAKLAAKAKASEGEGSGQSSGLIQDVFEGLESNIRTIQARNAAFFHEAGQELGRHKILANLSDGGGASVLLRYLAVLAAIMAGGVAAFLWTGRLRQGFKRRLDTAGPGPRLGRWLAILANLGLQLLEVAAFFVVASLLYLVLVPASGALRELGLLCVVGLTNYLCIQAAARVLLAPDFEAARPIPLADADAATLYRGMVAIALVCLVVGVVSIALEKVGQAEAFGDILYAQAGPVVGIMLAAMLYANRERVAAAIAGEGEPAGKRAFAARYGHVVAMAYVLAIGLYWSSQSLVGDATILHLVMGLFAIPACIGVDLWVRKLLLVASGEDREIIPLDAGSAAAVAAEQAEAKAEPDKRTLRYYIPLIRKALRLVLAAFAAFAMLKMWGVEIALGWLFARNVLSVLLVVVGGLLAWEVVRIRIDRRLSEETSLPGEEMEEGGGAGGSRSATLLMLLRKFILSVIVVMGTLIALSALGVDIAPLIAGAGVIGLAIGFGAQTLVKDIISGVFFLIDDAFRVGDYVEAGTAKGTVEQISLRSMKLRHPRGMVFTIPYGGLKILQNFSRDYIISKLDFRVRYDADIDKIRKIIKRINKEFLADEELSQGMLSDIKSMGVRKMEDSAMILRIKFKTVPGRQFVVQKELYRRVQEAFRKNGIEFAHRNVTVYFPPEMRGLAGGEQPAEQPAGLPPLAAAAAAAAAAAAVGQDAERPAAKADKSDEEG; via the coding sequence ATGACGGCGACAGTGCGGCAACGTGCGGTCTATCTGGCCCTGGCCCTGGTCATGACCCTGGCCTGGGGCGTCGGCCCGGCCCAGGCCGGCATTAATCCGGCCATGCCCAAGGCGGCCAAGGCCGCGCCGGCCGCCATGCCCCAAGAACCCACCGATCCGGCCCAGGTCGATGCCTTCATGGCCACCCTGACCGACGCCCAGGCCCGCCAACTGCTTCACGCAAAACTGGCGGCCAAGGCCAAGGCCAGCGAAGGCGAAGGCTCCGGCCAGTCCAGCGGCCTGATCCAGGATGTTTTTGAAGGGCTGGAATCCAACATCCGCACCATCCAGGCCCGAAACGCCGCCTTTTTCCACGAGGCCGGCCAGGAGCTGGGCCGGCACAAGATTCTGGCCAACTTGAGCGACGGCGGCGGCGCGTCCGTCTTACTGCGCTATCTGGCCGTGCTGGCCGCCATCATGGCCGGAGGGGTGGCGGCTTTCCTGTGGACCGGCCGGCTACGCCAGGGCTTCAAGCGGCGTCTGGACACGGCCGGCCCCGGGCCGCGCCTTGGCCGGTGGCTGGCCATCCTGGCCAACCTCGGGCTGCAACTGCTGGAGGTGGCGGCCTTTTTCGTGGTCGCTTCCCTGCTCTACCTGGTCCTGGTCCCGGCCTCGGGCGCGCTGCGCGAACTGGGTTTGCTGTGCGTCGTCGGCCTGACCAATTATCTGTGCATCCAGGCCGCCGCCCGGGTGCTGCTCGCGCCGGACTTCGAGGCCGCCCGGCCCATTCCCCTGGCCGACGCCGACGCGGCCACCCTGTATCGCGGCATGGTGGCCATCGCCCTGGTTTGCCTGGTGGTGGGCGTGGTCAGCATCGCCCTGGAAAAGGTGGGCCAGGCCGAGGCCTTTGGCGACATCCTCTACGCCCAGGCCGGCCCGGTGGTCGGCATCATGCTGGCGGCCATGCTCTACGCCAACCGGGAGCGGGTGGCCGCCGCCATCGCCGGCGAGGGCGAACCGGCCGGGAAGCGCGCCTTTGCCGCCCGCTACGGCCATGTCGTGGCCATGGCCTATGTCCTGGCCATTGGCCTGTATTGGAGCAGCCAGTCCCTGGTCGGCGACGCCACCATCCTGCATCTGGTCATGGGCCTTTTCGCCATACCGGCCTGCATCGGCGTGGACCTGTGGGTGCGAAAGCTCCTGCTCGTCGCCTCCGGGGAGGACCGGGAGATCATTCCCCTGGATGCGGGGAGCGCCGCCGCCGTCGCCGCCGAGCAGGCCGAGGCCAAGGCCGAGCCGGACAAGCGCACCCTGCGCTATTACATTCCGCTGATCCGCAAAGCCCTGCGCCTGGTGCTGGCCGCCTTTGCCGCCTTTGCCATGCTCAAGATGTGGGGGGTGGAGATTGCCTTGGGCTGGCTTTTTGCCCGCAACGTGTTGAGCGTCCTTTTAGTTGTCGTGGGCGGCCTGCTTGCCTGGGAGGTGGTGCGCATCCGCATCGACCGACGGCTCAGCGAAGAAACGTCCCTGCCGGGCGAGGAGATGGAGGAGGGCGGCGGCGCGGGCGGTTCGCGCAGCGCCACGCTGCTTATGCTGCTGCGCAAGTTCATCTTGAGCGTCATCGTGGTCATGGGGACGCTCATTGCCCTGTCCGCCCTGGGCGTGGACATCGCGCCGCTTATAGCCGGCGCGGGCGTCATCGGCCTGGCCATCGGCTTCGGCGCCCAGACCCTGGTCAAGGACATCATTTCCGGCGTCTTTTTCCTCATCGACGACGCCTTTCGCGTGGGCGACTACGTGGAGGCCGGCACGGCCAAGGGCACGGTGGAGCAGATTTCCCTGCGCTCCATGAAACTGCGCCACCCGCGCGGCATGGTCTTCACCATCCCCTACGGGGGACTCAAAATCCTGCAAAACTTCAGCCGCGACTACATCATCTCCAAGCTCGACTTCCGGGTGCGCTACGACGCCGACATCGACAAGATCCGCAAGATCATCAAGCGCATCAACAAGGAGTTCCTGGCCGACGAGGAACTCAGCCAAGGCATGCTCAGCGACATCAAGTCCATGGGCGTGCGCAAGATGGAAGATTCGGCCATGATCCTGCGCATCAAGTTCAAGACCGTGCCCGGCCGCCAGTTCGTGGTGCAAAAGGAGCTTTACCGCCGGGTGCAGGAGGCGTTTCGCAAAAACGGCATCGAGTTTGCCCACCGCAACGTCACGGTGTACTTCCCGCCCGAGATGCGCGGACTGGCTGGCGGCGAACAGCCGGCCGAGCAGCCGGCCGGCCTGCCGCCCCTGGCCGCTGCCGCCGCCGCCGCCGCTGCCGCCGCCGCCGTGGGCCAGGACGCCGAACGGCCGGCGGCCAAGGCCGATAAGTCCGACGAGGAGGGCTGA